A genomic segment from Nicotiana sylvestris chromosome 1, ASM39365v2, whole genome shotgun sequence encodes:
- the LOC104221474 gene encoding uncharacterized protein — protein MSFSTGASNTVQDSSAIITISSDHEGDSLKTNGLTSVADNESFLRFVEFSEEAEPEDITSKPIASEPAKPHMIGFPPPRRTEAGKMPASAETKPGEKSEVSPKKPYRALMMRAINDYGVKKEKKKRAKKSSNQKRKRSAK, from the exons atgagtttttctacGGGTGCTAGCAATACGGTCCAAG ATTCCAGTGCAATCATCACTATCAGCTCTGATCATGAAGGTGATTCATTAAAAACTAATGGGTTGACAAGTGTTGCTGATAATGAG TCATTTCTCCGATTCGTCGAGTTTAGCGAAGAAGCTGAACCGGAAGACATTACTAGCAAGCCAATTGCCTCTGAGCCTGCAAAACCGCACATGATTGGTTTTCCTCCACCAAG GAGAACTGAAGCAGGGAAAATGCCCGCATCAGCTGAAACAAAACCTGGAGAAAAATCAGAAGTGAGTCCGAAGAAACCTTACAGAGCACTAATGATGAGAGCTATTAATGATTATGGAGttaagaaggaaaagaagaaaagagctaAGAAGTCatcaaatcagaaaaggaaaagaTCGGCAAAGTGA